One segment of Chitinivibrionales bacterium DNA contains the following:
- a CDS encoding glycosyltransferase has protein sequence MSEFQTNKLKLFFINKFNWLAPSPMATVSTMSTWSLARQGVSTTFIVEGEPTWDTAAMLEQKFGLPPLDTYKVIPFKRIIFNKIKATPVFFIRACRHIIREAGKKGAVVISRNTTFLPYLVLLKKIFGYTVLFESHAYHGMETLPAIGQRHKHKTLGLSNQFRLIERLFLNQIDGLICIAPPQKELYGKDFVTIPITVLPLASMILPEQKDPKKTISSSKPKRLVYCGRPSPYVDINSIFEALHQTRSLNLSFTWLGIGGENNKKLQERINREGLSDRMELREWIPHREMVDYLLSEAHAGLASYKKYFFSLALLSPTKILDYFAAGLPVIAPRLPTTEHIVSDRRNGLFFEVENTGSLSRAITELFTDNALHSQLCKGAQESAREFSWEKRSERLIGFIGEVRSGPHLK, from the coding sequence ATGTCCGAATTTCAAACAAATAAACTCAAGCTATTTTTCATCAACAAATTCAACTGGCTGGCGCCGTCACCGATGGCCACCGTTTCCACCATGTCGACCTGGAGTCTGGCACGGCAAGGGGTATCAACAACCTTTATTGTCGAAGGCGAGCCGACATGGGACACCGCTGCGATGCTCGAACAGAAATTCGGTTTACCCCCTCTCGATACCTATAAAGTGATTCCCTTTAAAAGAATCATTTTTAATAAAATCAAAGCTACACCAGTATTTTTTATCAGAGCATGTCGACACATTATACGAGAGGCAGGTAAAAAGGGGGCCGTTGTAATCTCACGAAATACGACGTTTCTTCCCTATCTCGTATTGCTGAAAAAAATATTCGGTTATACCGTCTTGTTCGAATCCCATGCCTACCATGGCATGGAAACACTCCCCGCAATCGGTCAGCGGCACAAACACAAAACATTAGGGCTGTCAAACCAGTTTCGCCTTATCGAACGCTTGTTTCTCAATCAAATTGACGGCCTGATCTGCATAGCTCCCCCCCAGAAAGAACTGTATGGCAAAGATTTCGTGACCATTCCCATCACCGTCCTTCCACTGGCATCGATGATCCTTCCTGAACAGAAAGATCCGAAAAAGACTATCTCCTCCTCCAAACCGAAACGCCTGGTCTATTGCGGACGGCCTTCTCCCTATGTTGATATCAACAGCATATTCGAAGCCCTCCACCAGACCCGTTCACTCAACCTCTCCTTTACCTGGCTCGGAATCGGGGGCGAAAATAACAAAAAGCTGCAGGAACGGATTAACAGAGAAGGTTTGAGCGACCGGATGGAACTCAGAGAATGGATTCCCCACCGGGAAATGGTCGACTATCTTCTTAGCGAAGCACATGCGGGACTGGCTTCATATAAGAAATATTTTTTCAGCCTTGCCCTTTTAAGTCCGACAAAGATTTTAGATTACTTTGCGGCAGGCCTCCCCGTTATCGCCCCCCGGCTGCCGACAACCGAACATATCGTGAGCGACCGCAGAAACGGACTGTTCTTCGAAGTCGAAAACACCGGTTCTCTCTCCCGGGCCATAACCGAACTCTTTACCGACAATGCACTGCATTCGCAGCTCTGTAAAGGTGCACAGGAATCGGCACGAGAATTTTCGTGGGAGAAACGTTCGGAGCGGTTGATCGGGTT
- the waaF gene encoding lipopolysaccharide heptosyltransferase II: MQSATRPHNSTAVLMPNWLGDCLCALAVINSNFPREQAGPALIVPPQFVGLLTEFSDYFLIPYKRKNHEELKESFALVRKENFESVYIVPHSFSSALFALRSGIPYRVGIGAELRSLFLTRRVSRSAATRKNHITSEYASVLEAGNFDPAAWGGVQINKDIRYDDYIVFCPGARYGPAKRWPGYKELALIFGDKRILLLGDTRDWEQADDIATRAPERITNLAGVTSLVEAARIIAGAEIVISNDSGLMHLAGFLGTPVVGLFCSTSPAWTHPLGKASLAAAAEIQCRPCFKRTCKYGHYKCHSLITPERVAELAAQAMKDEKE, from the coding sequence ATGCAATCAGCAACCAGACCTCATAACAGCACTGCAGTACTTATGCCCAACTGGCTTGGGGATTGTCTGTGTGCGCTGGCGGTGATTAACAGTAATTTCCCCCGGGAACAAGCGGGGCCGGCGCTGATTGTCCCGCCTCAGTTTGTTGGATTGCTCACCGAATTCTCGGATTATTTCCTGATTCCGTATAAACGGAAAAACCACGAAGAGCTGAAAGAAAGTTTCGCTCTGGTTCGTAAGGAAAACTTTGAAAGCGTATATATCGTGCCCCATTCCTTTTCATCAGCGCTTTTTGCCCTTCGCAGCGGTATTCCCTATCGAGTGGGAATCGGTGCCGAATTGCGGAGTCTCTTTTTAACACGGCGGGTTTCTCGTTCCGCAGCCACACGAAAAAATCATATTACCAGTGAGTATGCATCCGTGTTGGAGGCAGGGAATTTTGATCCGGCAGCTTGGGGAGGGGTACAAATCAACAAAGATATCCGCTATGACGATTATATTGTTTTCTGTCCCGGGGCCCGTTATGGGCCGGCCAAGCGATGGCCCGGGTATAAAGAGCTTGCCCTGATTTTTGGTGATAAAAGAATTTTACTCCTTGGTGACACACGTGATTGGGAGCAGGCTGACGATATCGCAACACGTGCGCCTGAGCGCATAACGAATCTGGCCGGCGTCACCAGTCTTGTCGAGGCTGCCCGGATCATTGCGGGGGCAGAAATCGTCATTTCAAACGATTCGGGCCTGATGCACCTTGCCGGATTTCTGGGAACCCCGGTTGTGGGCCTTTTCTGTTCCACTTCACCGGCCTGGACCCATCCCTTGGGAAAAGCATCACTTGCAGCCGCCGCCGAAATACAGTGTCGCCCTTGCTTTAAGAGAACGTGTAAGTACGGTCATTACAAATGCCACAGCCTGATCACCCCGGAGCGGGTGGCGGAGCTTGCAGCGCAGGCCATGAAGGACGAGAAGGAGTGA
- a CDS encoding glycosyltransferase produces the protein MNIAFMNSIPASVWRGGEKWMVNAAAGLHDKGHSVICIGKNNAEWLKRAKHRGVPIKEYPIHMDFDPVMIVRLWCFFRKNSIDVLCCNFEKDVRIGGIAAKLAGIQKIFVRKGLALLYEKFRYRMAYKYIVDEIITPAESIKRTFRKFDWINQDDVHVVPNGVEIPDTSGWDRRYLKKTIDMSDGLPVILAAGRLFSQKGFEYLIEAVEKVNYSGRPVRCAIAGGGDDTPYRSLARKLGIKDRVHFLGERSDLPRLMYGADIFVLSSIDEGLPNVVLEAMSVGTPVVATRAGDAGEIITDSTEGYLVPVGDSSLLAEKITGLLENEDERKRFSKRCIQTVKERYSISVMIDRLNALVTSV, from the coding sequence ATGAATATTGCCTTCATGAATTCAATCCCCGCCTCTGTCTGGCGCGGCGGTGAAAAATGGATGGTCAATGCCGCTGCCGGTTTGCATGACAAGGGGCACTCAGTAATCTGTATCGGTAAGAATAATGCCGAGTGGTTGAAACGGGCCAAACATCGAGGTGTGCCCATCAAAGAATATCCCATCCATATGGATTTTGATCCTGTCATGATAGTCAGGTTGTGGTGTTTTTTCAGAAAAAACAGTATCGATGTGCTCTGCTGCAATTTTGAAAAGGATGTTCGTATCGGTGGAATAGCGGCAAAACTGGCGGGGATACAAAAGATTTTTGTGAGAAAAGGCCTTGCCCTTCTCTATGAAAAATTCCGTTATCGTATGGCCTATAAATATATTGTCGATGAGATTATTACGCCGGCGGAATCGATTAAAAGGACCTTCAGGAAATTTGACTGGATCAATCAGGACGACGTGCATGTGGTGCCCAATGGTGTTGAAATTCCTGATACGTCAGGGTGGGACAGGCGCTATTTGAAGAAGACGATTGATATGAGTGACGGATTGCCGGTGATACTTGCCGCCGGACGGTTGTTTTCACAAAAGGGATTCGAATATCTTATCGAGGCAGTAGAAAAAGTAAACTACTCGGGCAGGCCGGTGCGATGTGCAATCGCTGGTGGGGGTGACGATACCCCGTACAGGTCGCTGGCCCGGAAGCTTGGCATCAAAGACAGGGTGCATTTTCTCGGAGAACGTTCGGATCTGCCCCGGCTCATGTACGGCGCTGATATTTTCGTCCTCAGTTCTATCGATGAAGGTCTTCCCAATGTAGTACTTGAGGCTATGAGTGTGGGTACGCCGGTTGTAGCGACCCGGGCCGGGGATGCCGGGGAGATAATCACCGACAGTACCGAGGGGTACCTGGTGCCGGTTGGGGATTCTTCACTTTTAGCCGAAAAAATAACCGGACTTCTCGAAAACGAGGATGAGCGGAAGCGGTTTTCGAAGCGATGTATTCAAACCGTAAAGGAACGGTATTCCATTTCGGTGATGATTGATCGGCTGAATGCATTAGTTACATCGGTATGA
- a CDS encoding glycosyltransferase, which yields MNILFLNSSKEWGGNEKWTVNVACGLAERGHTIYFGLRSSVIRDRIWSKKVSVITFPFANNLDFFTSIRILSVLYRHAIDYVVPTKQREYVLAGLAGKFRKKTKTVFRFGIERPLHNFRNRFAFCSLADLVIVNSLRVVNALKQTSCFDSNKCRLLHNGVELPSDTNQLRDEYRSMLDVGPETTMILVVGRLARQKRIDLAIEMGKVLVEKGCSVKLVVVGSGGAMDTYRNLIQALDMDKHVVLAGHRDDIQGFYQAADIFWLTSRSEGMSNAMLEAMAHALPVVAFDIAGVSEVLKNGHNGMVVPFGKTKEFVQSSLKLIENRGLGKDIGARACEAIQSDFSLERMYENLESLLMSEHV from the coding sequence ATGAATATTCTATTCCTGAATTCATCGAAAGAATGGGGCGGCAATGAGAAATGGACCGTCAACGTAGCCTGTGGACTGGCCGAACGGGGACACACCATCTACTTTGGACTCCGATCATCGGTGATACGGGACCGGATATGGAGCAAAAAGGTTTCGGTTATAACATTTCCTTTTGCCAACAATCTCGATTTTTTTACGAGTATTCGTATCTTGTCGGTGTTGTACCGTCATGCCATCGATTATGTCGTTCCAACAAAACAGCGTGAGTATGTGCTTGCCGGATTGGCGGGGAAATTCCGGAAAAAAACAAAAACGGTGTTCAGGTTCGGTATCGAAAGACCCCTCCACAATTTCAGAAACCGTTTCGCATTCTGTTCTCTCGCCGATTTGGTGATTGTCAATTCCTTGCGGGTAGTTAATGCCCTGAAACAGACGTCGTGTTTTGATAGTAATAAATGCAGACTCCTTCATAACGGTGTAGAATTGCCTTCGGATACAAACCAGTTACGGGATGAGTATCGTTCCATGCTCGATGTTGGACCGGAGACGACGATGATCCTTGTTGTCGGAAGGCTTGCCCGTCAGAAACGAATCGATCTCGCGATTGAGATGGGTAAGGTGCTTGTAGAAAAAGGGTGCTCCGTCAAGCTTGTTGTTGTCGGTTCAGGCGGTGCAATGGATACGTATCGCAATCTGATACAGGCACTGGATATGGATAAACATGTTGTATTGGCCGGTCACCGGGATGATATACAGGGTTTCTATCAGGCCGCGGATATTTTCTGGTTAACATCCCGGTCCGAAGGCATGTCCAATGCCATGCTCGAGGCCATGGCCCATGCCCTTCCGGTGGTCGCTTTTGATATTGCAGGGGTCTCGGAGGTTTTGAAAAACGGCCACAACGGTATGGTTGTTCCCTTTGGTAAAACGAAGGAGTTTGTGCAATCGAGCCTGAAGTTGATTGAAAACAGGGGGCTCGGCAAAGATATCGGTGCACGGGCCTGTGAAGCGATACAAAGCGATTTTTCGCTTGAACGGATGTACGAAAATCTTGAGTCTCTTTTAATGTCCGAACACGTGTAG
- a CDS encoding glycosyltransferase, which produces MSCMSSQSIPISAVIIACNAERTIERCLKSLSFADEIVVVDSLSDDSTVEIAKKYTPHVYSHTWEGYTAQKEFAVAKASNTWILWIDSDEELSSPLQEEMRNVAGNDFAACALARKVNYLGKWINYSGWYPDWVVRLFNREKSTFDGSVVHEKLIVEGKIRRLRGELYHYPYKDISHHLDKINRFTSLSAQKMFGESKTAGAGDLIVRPFWKILRMYIFKAGFRDGMHGMILAVMAGYYTFLKYAKLWHLYHTDPGSSA; this is translated from the coding sequence ATGAGTTGTATGTCGTCACAAAGTATACCCATTTCTGCTGTAATTATCGCCTGCAATGCCGAACGAACAATCGAGCGCTGTCTGAAAAGCCTTTCTTTTGCCGATGAAATTGTTGTTGTCGATTCATTGAGTGATGACTCAACGGTCGAAATCGCTAAAAAATATACTCCCCATGTCTATTCCCATACCTGGGAGGGGTATACTGCACAGAAGGAATTTGCCGTTGCAAAGGCATCCAATACGTGGATACTCTGGATCGATTCGGATGAAGAGCTGTCCTCGCCTTTGCAAGAGGAGATGCGGAATGTTGCCGGTAACGATTTTGCCGCCTGTGCGCTTGCCCGCAAAGTAAATTATCTGGGAAAATGGATCAATTATTCCGGATGGTATCCCGACTGGGTGGTACGATTGTTCAACCGGGAAAAATCGACGTTCGACGGCAGTGTTGTTCATGAGAAATTAATTGTTGAGGGCAAAATCAGGCGCCTTCGGGGAGAGCTATATCACTATCCTTATAAAGATATCAGTCATCATCTGGATAAAATCAACCGGTTTACGTCGCTGAGTGCTCAGAAGATGTTCGGGGAAAGTAAGACGGCCGGGGCCGGCGATTTGATTGTCAGGCCTTTTTGGAAGATTCTTCGAATGTATATATTCAAAGCCGGTTTCAGAGACGGGATGCACGGCATGATACTAGCCGTTATGGCGGGATATTATACTTTTTTAAAATATGCAAAACTCTGGCACCTATACCACACCGATCCGGGTTCTTCAGCTTAA
- a CDS encoding glycosyltransferase, translating into MQNSGTYTTPIRVLQLNDARGWRGGEAQTLMLSKGLNHRGCHSIIAAAPHSELAKRNSLLKLPFLPLSINHELDIPAVVALSRIVGKEKIDIVHTHTAHTHTIALCALLFNRQTKLVVSRRVDFPVAENRFSKLKYTVRCNRYIAISEMVKQVLIEGGIPESKIALAHSGIDMAKFDDIPGERDYRNEFAISPDSTVIGNIAALAPHKAQRDLLDAARIVVDNDPSVHFLIIGDGDLKNELENRCIELNLTSHVTFTGFRTDIGELLRYMDIFVLSSRTEGLGTSVLDAMLSGVPVVATSAGGISEMVVHEETGLLSPPADSKNLAGNLLTLIHNRQLREKFGKAGKVRVREFDIEKTVDKTLIEYKKLMQS; encoded by the coding sequence ATGCAAAACTCTGGCACCTATACCACACCGATCCGGGTTCTTCAGCTTAACGATGCCCGCGGATGGCGCGGTGGTGAAGCCCAGACCCTTATGCTGTCGAAGGGGCTGAATCACCGGGGATGCCATTCAATCATCGCGGCAGCTCCGCATAGTGAGCTTGCCAAGCGTAATTCGTTGCTGAAATTGCCCTTTTTGCCGTTGTCCATTAATCACGAGCTGGACATACCTGCGGTTGTTGCCCTAAGCCGGATTGTCGGGAAAGAGAAAATCGATATTGTCCACACTCATACGGCCCATACACATACCATAGCTCTTTGTGCCTTGCTCTTTAACAGGCAAACAAAACTTGTTGTATCCCGCCGGGTCGATTTTCCCGTTGCTGAAAACCGATTCAGCAAACTGAAATACACTGTCCGGTGCAATCGCTATATTGCAATTTCCGAAATGGTCAAACAGGTTTTAATTGAGGGTGGAATACCTGAAAGCAAGATCGCTCTTGCGCACAGTGGGATCGATATGGCTAAATTCGATGATATTCCGGGGGAGAGAGATTACCGGAATGAATTTGCTATTTCTCCCGATTCGACAGTGATAGGAAATATCGCAGCCCTGGCGCCCCACAAGGCGCAGAGAGATCTTCTCGATGCCGCACGAATTGTTGTTGATAATGATCCATCGGTTCATTTTCTGATTATTGGTGACGGTGACCTGAAGAATGAGCTTGAAAATCGATGTATAGAACTGAATCTCACCTCCCATGTGACATTTACCGGGTTTCGCACGGATATCGGTGAATTACTCCGGTATATGGATATTTTTGTGTTGTCATCCAGAACAGAGGGACTGGGGACATCGGTGCTCGATGCCATGCTTTCGGGCGTCCCGGTTGTGGCGACCTCTGCCGGAGGCATTTCCGAAATGGTGGTTCACGAGGAGACGGGCCTGCTTTCTCCACCGGCCGATAGTAAAAACCTGGCCGGTAATCTTCTGACCCTGATTCATAACCGGCAATTGCGGGAGAAATTCGGAAAAGCCGGCAAGGTAAGAGTCAGGGAATTTGATATCGAAAAAACAGTCGATAAAACATTGATTGAATATAAAAAGTTAATGCAATCATGA
- a CDS encoding glycosyltransferase has product MNIAIITEEFPPHKGGGIAEWCMGIGENLVGYGHSVTILCKKKKKEFDYSIYDGKSYSFWPLKGHDWHRNRFWYSLYYLWRYLDRHHDAIIITSTWELAFAFSFLKNRYPGARLIVGVHGTEVTRNLSKRKVGSLCKTMNAAEWIIPVSRYTKGELKKKIGNAFDEKIVVVPNGVDIQRFAPCENTGRISERYGFPLSNHILLTLARIVERKGCDTVIEALPEIVRKYPDTTYIVAGSGERNYLKRLHEQTQRLKMENHVFFTGFVNDEDLPALYSYSTLNVMMSRDVMDDGDSEGFGITFLEANACECPVVGSTAGGIPDAVEEGVSGFLLPPQNPAALSATIISLFDNPEKLERTGKASRKRVEENFTWQSAAEKVQKLIQPDR; this is encoded by the coding sequence ATGAATATTGCGATAATTACCGAAGAATTTCCTCCCCATAAGGGGGGCGGCATAGCCGAGTGGTGTATGGGTATTGGTGAAAACCTGGTCGGGTACGGTCATTCGGTAACAATTCTGTGCAAGAAGAAAAAAAAAGAATTCGATTACAGTATCTATGACGGCAAGTCCTATTCGTTTTGGCCCTTAAAAGGGCACGACTGGCATAGAAATCGGTTCTGGTATTCGCTTTATTATCTATGGCGGTATTTGGACCGTCATCACGATGCAATAATTATTACGTCGACCTGGGAGCTGGCATTTGCCTTTTCTTTTCTTAAGAACCGATATCCTGGGGCGCGATTGATCGTGGGGGTGCATGGCACCGAAGTTACCAGAAATTTGAGTAAGCGAAAAGTTGGCTCCCTTTGTAAAACTATGAATGCTGCCGAATGGATAATTCCGGTCAGCAGATATACGAAAGGTGAGTTGAAAAAAAAGATCGGTAATGCATTCGATGAAAAGATTGTCGTGGTTCCCAACGGTGTTGACATACAGCGGTTCGCTCCCTGTGAAAATACCGGGAGAATAAGCGAACGCTACGGCTTTCCTCTGTCGAACCATATACTTCTTACGCTTGCCCGGATCGTGGAGCGCAAGGGGTGCGATACGGTAATCGAGGCTTTACCCGAGATTGTGCGTAAGTATCCGGATACGACATACATTGTTGCCGGTTCGGGCGAAAGGAATTACCTGAAAAGACTTCATGAGCAAACACAGCGCCTTAAAATGGAAAATCATGTATTTTTTACAGGGTTCGTAAATGATGAAGACCTTCCGGCGCTCTATAGCTACTCCACGCTTAATGTTATGATGAGCAGGGATGTTATGGACGATGGTGACAGTGAGGGATTCGGTATTACCTTTTTAGAGGCGAATGCCTGCGAATGTCCGGTGGTCGGTTCGACCGCAGGTGGTATTCCGGATGCTGTTGAGGAGGGGGTTTCGGGCTTTTTATTGCCGCCCCAAAACCCGGCCGCGCTGTCGGCAACAATCATTTCACTCTTTGATAATCCGGAAAAACTGGAACGAACAGGAAAAGCATCCAGAAAAAGAGTGGAAGAAAATTTTACCTGGCAGAGTGCCGCAGAAAAAGTACAAAAGCTCATTCAACCTGATCGGTGA
- the lepB gene encoding signal peptidase I, with translation MTKKTEKRRSESAGLFHFGKEMASALLMALIAIVYVIQAFRIPTGSMEKSLLVGDFLLGLKFIYGAPVLPFNSFGTYAKFPGITDPKTGDVIIFRYPGTDKKDYIKRCVAGPGQTIEIKGAEVKVDGKPVALPPKGQYLNNGNVPFEKIRNFAPLRIPKKGDKIKISDLPVREFHFLKTLVHQENPLKEVKTEYQLYVDGEYVNSFSFDKVDIWAVVDQKISYVKMEMARRAPDKTIAIRKLLYLDGERLTEYTVKNDNYFMLGDNRDNSTDSRFWGYLNRNFVKAKAFILYFSLDKEVPFYLLPMKIRWDRIGMLIQPWNGRVSVRPHERAMMLDAGRWLLDPYS, from the coding sequence TTGACAAAGAAGACAGAAAAACGAAGAAGTGAATCGGCGGGGCTTTTTCATTTCGGTAAGGAAATGGCCTCGGCACTTCTTATGGCCCTTATCGCCATCGTATATGTTATCCAGGCATTCAGAATACCCACCGGCTCGATGGAAAAAAGCCTTCTTGTCGGTGATTTCCTTCTGGGACTGAAATTTATCTATGGCGCGCCGGTCCTTCCCTTTAACAGTTTCGGAACCTATGCCAAATTCCCCGGTATTACCGATCCCAAAACAGGTGATGTTATCATTTTCAGATATCCGGGAACCGATAAGAAAGACTATATTAAACGATGTGTTGCAGGTCCCGGACAGACAATCGAAATTAAGGGCGCCGAAGTTAAAGTCGACGGAAAACCGGTGGCATTACCTCCAAAAGGTCAATACCTGAACAATGGTAATGTACCCTTTGAAAAAATCCGCAACTTTGCTCCTCTCCGCATACCGAAAAAGGGTGATAAAATAAAAATCAGTGACCTGCCGGTCAGGGAATTTCATTTTCTCAAAACACTCGTTCACCAGGAGAATCCTTTAAAAGAGGTGAAAACCGAATACCAGCTCTATGTTGACGGCGAATATGTTAACAGCTTTAGTTTCGATAAGGTGGATATATGGGCCGTGGTCGACCAGAAAATCTCATACGTTAAAATGGAAATGGCCCGGCGGGCGCCAGATAAAACCATCGCCATTCGGAAACTCCTCTATCTGGACGGAGAACGGCTTACCGAGTATACCGTCAAAAACGACAATTATTTCATGCTCGGCGACAACCGCGACAATTCAACCGACTCCCGTTTCTGGGGCTATCTCAATCGCAACTTTGTCAAAGCCAAAGCATTTATTCTCTACTTTTCCCTCGACAAAGAAGTCCCCTTTTACCTTCTTCCAATGAAAATCCGCTGGGACCGGATCGGAATGCTTATTCAGCCATGGAATGGAAGAGTGAGCGTACGACCGCACGAGCGTGCAATGATGCTGGATGCCGGTCGCTGGTTGCTGGATCCATATTCCTGA
- a CDS encoding histidinol phosphate phosphatase — protein MTYNKELKIALDCSEEAGKLQLSAFSSLKNIEIKSDNSPVTQIDKQCEALIRRKLLENFPGDGFLGEETGLQDSGNGRRWIVDPIDGTRPYIHGIPTFSTLIGLEHNKQYVVGVIHFAGLKETYWASRGGGAYCNGTPIHVSNTSSVAHVFGSSLGYIEKSDTTAGQQLLSMMKQWDYSYGYMDAYSYASVAGGKLDACVNLMDKPWDCAAAACIIQEAGGEISDIHGNKTVENGTFVATNGRVHDDILAFFRDPKEVTF, from the coding sequence ATGACCTATAACAAAGAACTGAAGATTGCCCTGGACTGCTCCGAAGAAGCCGGCAAATTGCAGCTTTCAGCATTTTCATCCCTCAAAAATATCGAAATAAAATCCGACAACTCACCGGTAACCCAAATCGATAAACAGTGCGAAGCGCTTATCAGAAGGAAACTTCTGGAAAATTTTCCCGGCGACGGTTTTCTTGGAGAAGAGACCGGACTGCAGGATTCGGGCAACGGCAGGCGATGGATTGTGGATCCCATTGACGGTACCCGTCCCTATATCCATGGAATACCAACCTTCAGTACCCTGATCGGCCTCGAACATAATAAACAATATGTGGTAGGCGTAATTCATTTCGCCGGCCTCAAAGAGACATACTGGGCGTCACGGGGAGGCGGCGCTTATTGCAACGGAACACCGATACACGTTTCAAACACCAGCAGTGTAGCACATGTTTTCGGCAGTTCTCTTGGCTATATCGAGAAATCGGATACTACTGCCGGACAACAGTTACTGAGTATGATGAAGCAGTGGGATTATTCCTACGGTTATATGGACGCCTATTCCTATGCTTCAGTTGCCGGCGGGAAACTCGACGCCTGCGTCAATTTGATGGATAAACCGTGGGACTGCGCGGCAGCGGCATGCATTATTCAGGAAGCAGGTGGAGAAATCTCGGACATCCATGGAAATAAAACAGTTGAGAACGGGACATTCGTCGCTACAAACGGCAGGGTGCACGACGACATCCTGGCGTTTTTCCGGGACCCCAAGGAGGTAACATTTTGA
- the panB gene encoding 3-methyl-2-oxobutanoate hydroxymethyltransferase translates to MKITVTDLHKKRLDNQTIVMLTSYDYPTAIIEDLCGIDIQLVGDSVGTNVLGYSDVSEVTIDDMRHHLRAVSRGVKNSFILCDMPYKSFQSTEDALSTARQFMEDGADGIKIEGEGNVLEIIRHLTKGGTIPVCGHIGYKPQFDGPRARVQGKDSERAIKLCEAALALENAGAFMIVLELIPEKLAREITNLLQIPTIGIGAGRYCSGQVQVVNDILGLSNRTFRHAKEYASARGLYEQAVSSYAREVRNKAFPTQNNIAHIPDSSFSAVDTWLKNRSTFHDL, encoded by the coding sequence ATGAAAATAACAGTCACCGACCTTCATAAAAAAAGACTTGACAATCAAACCATTGTCATGCTCACATCCTACGATTACCCAACGGCGATTATCGAAGATTTATGCGGGATTGATATTCAACTGGTGGGCGACAGTGTGGGCACTAATGTTCTGGGCTATTCCGATGTATCGGAGGTGACGATCGACGACATGCGTCATCATCTTCGTGCAGTCTCCCGGGGGGTTAAAAATTCATTTATCCTCTGCGATATGCCTTACAAATCTTTTCAATCGACTGAAGACGCCCTCTCCACGGCCCGGCAATTTATGGAAGACGGCGCAGACGGCATAAAAATCGAAGGTGAAGGGAATGTTCTTGAGATAATCCGTCACCTTACAAAAGGGGGCACTATTCCAGTATGCGGGCACATCGGTTACAAGCCTCAGTTCGATGGTCCCCGGGCCAGGGTTCAGGGAAAAGATTCGGAACGGGCAATAAAGCTTTGTGAAGCGGCTCTGGCGTTGGAAAATGCCGGGGCTTTCATGATTGTTCTGGAACTGATACCCGAAAAACTTGCCCGTGAAATCACCAATCTGCTGCAAATCCCGACTATCGGTATCGGCGCTGGACGATATTGCAGCGGTCAGGTCCAGGTGGTTAACGATATCCTGGGACTCTCAAACAGAACATTCCGTCACGCAAAAGAGTACGCCTCAGCACGGGGTCTTTACGAACAGGCAGTTTCATCCTATGCCCGGGAAGTCAGAAACAAAGCATTTCCTACCCAAAACAATATCGCTCATATTCCCGACAGCAGTTTTTCGGCAGTCGATACCTGGCTGAAAAACAGGAGTACGTTTCATGACCTATAA
- the ssb gene encoding single-stranded DNA-binding protein, giving the protein MASVNKVILIGNLGKDPELKYTPSGQAVTNFPVATSERFTDKSGQKQERTEWHNIVAWGKLAELANQYLKKGRSAYIEGRLTTRSWEDRDGNRRYKTEVNAREIVFLGGTGGNGGQSTAPPSDNTYQNPEGFDQSVQEPGTAVEDDLPF; this is encoded by the coding sequence ATGGCAAGTGTTAATAAGGTTATTTTGATTGGAAATTTAGGAAAAGATCCCGAGTTGAAGTATACGCCTTCGGGTCAGGCTGTGACAAATTTTCCTGTTGCAACCTCCGAGCGGTTTACCGATAAAAGTGGTCAGAAACAGGAGCGCACCGAGTGGCATAATATTGTTGCTTGGGGCAAACTTGCCGAGTTGGCAAATCAGTATTTGAAAAAAGGACGGTCTGCATATATCGAAGGGCGGTTAACGACCCGGAGCTGGGAAGACCGGGACGGCAACCGGCGGTATAAAACCGAAGTCAATGCCAGAGAAATAGTTTTTCTCGGTGGAACCGGAGGCAACGGAGGACAGTCCACAGCGCCGCCTTCGGATAATACCTATCAGAATCCAGAAGGTTTTGATCAATCTGTTCAAGAGCCCGGTACCGCTGTGGAAGATGATCTTCCTTTTTGA